A DNA window from Streptomyces bacillaris contains the following coding sequences:
- a CDS encoding AMP-binding protein: MTETLHTDAATGQLASAAEEFLAARDTLLLHRTDLAKAVEAFRWPRPEHFNWALDYFDTVAARGDRDALRVVGAGGPASDRLIGYGELARRSGQVANWLRGIGVRRGDPLLLMLGNRAEVWETMLAAIKLGAVVIPTYTTATPGELTDRLERGEVRHVVAEAELADRFAGGPGGWQGIAVGGEAPGWQRYADSLTAPEEFTPDGPTRADDPLFRYFTSGTTSRPKMVEHTHVSYPVGHLSGMYWNGVRPGDVHLNISAPGWAKHAWSSLFVPWNAEATVVALDAARSTPAAILEVLRTRGVSTFCAPPTVWRGLAAHGLGERPPALRETVAAGEPLETSLVELVGTAWGLDLRDGYGQTETTGQIGNPPGRPALPGSMGFPLPGYTVVLIDPESGEPVADGAPGEVCLDLADRPLGLMRGYVGDPGRTAKALAGGYYRSGDLARREPDGSLTYLARSDDMFKSFDHRISPRELEDALLRHPAVADAAVVPVPDPVGLWAPKAFVVPAAGRPASAATAREILDAASALLPPEKRVRVLEFAAALPRTTSGKVRRAALREQGPRAAEYRAEAPGAPAPTWP, encoded by the coding sequence ATGACGGAGACCCTGCACACCGACGCGGCCACGGGCCAACTGGCCTCCGCCGCCGAGGAGTTCCTCGCCGCACGGGACACCCTGCTCCTCCACCGTACGGATCTGGCGAAGGCGGTCGAGGCCTTCCGCTGGCCGAGGCCCGAGCACTTCAACTGGGCCCTGGACTACTTCGACACCGTCGCCGCCCGGGGCGACCGGGACGCGCTGCGGGTCGTCGGCGCCGGCGGCCCCGCCTCCGACCGGCTGATCGGCTACGGCGAACTCGCCCGCCGCTCCGGCCAGGTCGCCAACTGGCTGAGGGGCATCGGGGTGCGCCGGGGCGACCCGCTCCTGCTGATGCTGGGCAACCGGGCGGAGGTCTGGGAGACCATGCTCGCCGCGATCAAGCTGGGCGCGGTCGTCATCCCCACCTACACCACCGCGACCCCCGGCGAACTCACCGACCGGCTGGAGCGCGGCGAGGTGCGGCACGTCGTCGCGGAGGCGGAGCTGGCGGACCGGTTCGCCGGAGGGCCGGGCGGCTGGCAGGGGATCGCCGTCGGCGGCGAGGCCCCGGGCTGGCAGCGGTACGCCGACTCCCTGACGGCCCCGGAGGAGTTCACCCCGGACGGGCCGACCCGCGCGGACGACCCGCTGTTCCGCTACTTCACCTCCGGCACCACCTCGCGCCCGAAGATGGTGGAGCACACCCACGTCAGCTACCCGGTGGGCCACCTCTCCGGCATGTACTGGAACGGGGTCCGGCCCGGCGACGTGCATCTGAACATCTCCGCGCCGGGGTGGGCCAAGCACGCCTGGAGCTCGCTCTTCGTGCCCTGGAACGCCGAGGCCACCGTCGTCGCCCTGGACGCGGCCCGCTCCACCCCGGCGGCGATCCTGGAGGTCCTCCGTACGCGCGGGGTCTCGACGTTCTGCGCGCCGCCGACCGTCTGGCGGGGTCTCGCCGCGCACGGCCTGGGCGAACGGCCGCCCGCGCTGCGCGAGACGGTCGCGGCGGGCGAACCGCTGGAGACCTCCCTCGTGGAGCTGGTCGGCACGGCGTGGGGACTCGACCTGCGGGACGGGTACGGCCAGACGGAGACCACGGGCCAGATCGGCAACCCGCCCGGCCGCCCCGCACTCCCCGGCAGCATGGGGTTCCCGCTGCCCGGCTACACGGTGGTGCTGATCGACCCGGAGAGCGGGGAGCCGGTGGCCGACGGGGCGCCCGGCGAGGTCTGCCTCGACCTGGCCGACCGGCCGCTGGGGCTGATGCGGGGGTACGTCGGTGACCCCGGCCGCACCGCGAAGGCGCTGGCCGGCGGCTACTACCGGTCGGGGGACCTGGCCCGGCGGGAGCCCGACGGTTCGCTGACGTATCTGGCGCGCTCGGACGACATGTTCAAGTCGTTCGACCACCGGATCTCGCCGCGCGAGCTGGAGGACGCCCTGCTGCGCCACCCGGCGGTGGCCGACGCGGCGGTGGTCCCGGTGCCCGACCCGGTGGGGCTCTGGGCGCCGAAGGCCTTCGTGGTCCCGGCCGCCGGACGCCCGGCCTCCGCCGCGACGGCCCGGGAGATCCTGGACGCGGCGAGCGCCCTGCTGCCGCCGGAGAAGCGGGTGCGGGTGCTGGAGTTCGCGGCGGCCCTGCCGCGGACCACCTCGGGCAAGGTGCGCCGGGCCGCGCTGCGCGAGCAGGGGCCGAGGGCGGCGGAGTACCGGGCGGAGGCGCCCGGAGCGCCGGCGCCGACCTGGCCCTGA
- a CDS encoding FAD/NAD(P)-binding protein: MSGLESTPHPLVIAVVGSGPRGISVLERIAVRATAEASEAAEAGRSPRPVRVLFIDATEIGAGRVWRTDQDDWFTMNTVISQVTMYSGGPDGGPDRPGAGPSLGEWIAHRHETAGEPALGPDDYAPRVRYGQYLAHVHRTIAEHLPAHVELVPVTGRVTALRTGPDDRYLLSLDTAPHLLEADRVVLATGHPFNAPDAFERTMLDFTERTPGTHYLCGDSAADMALDEETVPPGSSVGIKGLGLSFYDVMLSLTVGRGGTFEQAAGADSGGELRYVPSGREPHIVAGSRSGLPIPARGRNQKRPDFSHRARFLTRDALVAARQKRGVGGQLDFAQDVLPLLQQEIDHVFYVTHVRNSAGPEAAETFSDAHAELLLSGGDPGPLRAAAGLGDVPPVDLDALARPFGDTRFASPEEFRERLLAVMDEDLAQAELGTLDGPLKSALDVLRDIRNVVRLAVDYGGLLPASHTGFFHGRFLPVNALLSAGPPMARVEQLRALVRQGIVEVAGPGTRFEADDAAGAFRVVSPQVKGSARHVQSLIDARIPTPDLLRDTSPLTRQLVAEGMVRPYVIEGPEGEEYATGGLEVTTSPFHVVDAAGRIRPDLYALGIPTEHTRWFTQVGSSRPGVNTLFYQDADAIAADALRPLGAAADRGTAAAAIIPAQQANSRPGQTGSAASPGLGAAVGARPGEGA, encoded by the coding sequence GTGTCCGGACTCGAATCCACTCCGCATCCCCTGGTCATCGCCGTCGTCGGCAGTGGCCCGCGCGGGATCTCCGTCCTGGAAAGGATCGCCGTACGCGCCACCGCCGAGGCCTCCGAGGCGGCGGAAGCCGGCCGGTCCCCGCGCCCGGTGCGCGTGCTGTTCATCGACGCCACGGAGATCGGCGCGGGCCGTGTGTGGCGCACCGATCAGGACGACTGGTTCACGATGAACACCGTCATCAGCCAGGTCACCATGTACTCCGGCGGTCCCGACGGCGGCCCCGACCGTCCCGGCGCGGGCCCCTCGCTCGGTGAGTGGATCGCCCACCGCCACGAGACCGCGGGCGAACCCGCCCTCGGCCCCGACGACTACGCGCCCCGCGTCCGCTACGGCCAGTACCTCGCCCACGTCCACCGCACGATCGCGGAGCACCTGCCCGCCCATGTCGAGCTGGTCCCGGTCACCGGCCGGGTCACCGCCCTGCGCACCGGCCCCGACGACCGCTATCTGCTCAGCCTGGACACCGCGCCGCACCTGCTGGAGGCGGACCGGGTGGTCCTCGCCACCGGCCACCCCTTCAACGCCCCCGACGCGTTCGAGCGCACCATGCTCGACTTCACCGAGCGCACCCCCGGCACCCACTACCTCTGCGGCGACTCGGCCGCCGACATGGCGCTCGACGAGGAGACCGTCCCGCCGGGCAGCTCGGTCGGGATCAAGGGCCTCGGGCTCTCCTTCTACGACGTGATGCTCTCGCTCACGGTCGGCCGCGGCGGCACGTTCGAGCAGGCGGCGGGGGCCGACAGCGGCGGCGAGCTGCGGTACGTGCCCAGCGGGCGGGAGCCGCACATCGTGGCCGGCTCCCGCAGCGGACTGCCGATCCCGGCCCGGGGCCGTAACCAGAAGCGCCCCGACTTCAGCCACCGGGCCCGGTTCCTCACCCGCGACGCCCTGGTGGCGGCACGTCAGAAGCGGGGCGTCGGCGGCCAGTTGGACTTCGCCCAGGACGTCCTGCCGCTGCTCCAGCAGGAGATCGACCACGTCTTCTACGTCACCCACGTCCGCAACTCCGCCGGTCCCGAGGCGGCCGAGACCTTCTCCGACGCCCACGCCGAACTGCTGCTCTCCGGCGGGGATCCCGGTCCGCTGCGGGCCGCCGCCGGGCTCGGGGACGTACCGCCGGTCGATCTCGACGCGCTGGCGCGGCCGTTCGGTGACACGCGGTTCGCCTCGCCGGAGGAGTTCCGCGAGCGGCTGCTCGCCGTGATGGACGAGGATCTCGCACAGGCGGAACTGGGCACACTGGACGGGCCGTTGAAGTCCGCGCTCGACGTGCTGCGGGACATCCGCAACGTGGTGCGCCTCGCGGTGGACTACGGCGGACTGCTGCCCGCCTCGCACACCGGCTTCTTCCACGGCCGCTTCCTGCCCGTCAACGCCCTGCTCTCGGCCGGTCCGCCGATGGCCCGGGTCGAGCAGCTCAGGGCGCTCGTCCGGCAGGGGATCGTGGAGGTGGCCGGCCCCGGCACCCGCTTCGAGGCGGACGACGCGGCCGGGGCGTTCCGGGTGGTATCCCCGCAGGTCAAGGGGTCGGCCCGGCATGTGCAGAGCCTGATCGACGCCCGTATCCCCACCCCGGACCTGCTCCGGGACACCTCACCGCTGACGCGCCAGCTGGTCGCGGAGGGCATGGTCCGGCCGTACGTCATCGAGGGGCCGGAGGGCGAGGAGTACGCCACCGGGGGCCTGGAGGTCACCACGAGCCCCTTCCACGTGGTCGACGCCGCCGGCCGGATCCGGCCGGACCTGTACGCTCTGGGCATCCCGACCGAGCACACCCGCTGGTTCACCCAGGTGGGCAGCAGCCGGCCCGGCGTGAACACCCTCTTCTACCAGGACGCCGACGCCATCGCGGCGGACGCGCTGCGCCCGCTCGGCGCGGCCGCGGACCGGGGGACGGCGGCCGCGGCGATCATTCCGGCGCAGCAGGCCAACTCCCGCCCCGGGCAGACCGGTTCCGCCGCATCGCCGGGCCTGGGCGCGGCGGTCGGCGCGCGTCCGGGGGAGGGGGCATGA
- a CDS encoding methylaspartate mutase: MAPAPERGAFATAVADARRAGELLVQPRMGFADLPRMREGLLAVKGARARTVGTLTIDSYTRVGDDESAARALAEGTDLNGYPIVAHGADTTRRLVSDLVGDGFAVQVRHGSADPIGIIRALLDAGLDATEGGPVSYCLPYSRTPIRTSVEAWARSCELLASRPGTHLESFGGCMLGQLCPPGLLVALSVLEGIFFRQYGVRSVSLSYAQQTHHGQDVEALQAMRTLAGEHLAGLDWHVVLYTYMGVFPRTTGGALGLLRDSAVLAMRTGTERMIVKTPAEAHRIPTIQDNIHALEEAARAAAGEPGRAGAVEPEFGVEAEARALIDTVLGLHPDVGRALTEAFRRGLLDVPYCLHADNANRSRSYIDTRGALQWHSTGAMPIAATPVPGRERLRADDLLGMLSHTQDSFDRAALARGEGPDGRTALPV; this comes from the coding sequence GTGGCGCCGGCACCGGAGCGGGGCGCCTTCGCCACGGCCGTGGCCGACGCCCGGCGGGCCGGGGAACTCCTGGTCCAGCCCCGGATGGGCTTCGCCGACCTGCCCCGGATGCGTGAGGGGCTGCTCGCGGTGAAGGGCGCCCGCGCCCGGACCGTCGGCACCCTGACCATCGACAGCTACACCCGCGTCGGGGACGACGAGTCGGCCGCCCGCGCGCTCGCGGAGGGCACCGACCTCAACGGCTACCCCATCGTCGCCCACGGTGCCGACACCACCCGCCGGCTCGTCTCCGACCTGGTCGGTGACGGATTCGCCGTCCAGGTGCGACACGGCTCCGCCGACCCGATCGGCATCATCCGCGCCCTGCTGGACGCCGGACTCGACGCCACGGAGGGCGGGCCGGTCTCGTACTGCCTGCCCTACAGCCGCACCCCGATCCGCACCTCCGTCGAAGCCTGGGCGCGCAGTTGCGAACTCCTCGCCTCCCGGCCCGGCACCCACCTGGAGAGCTTCGGCGGCTGCATGCTGGGCCAGCTCTGCCCGCCGGGGCTGCTCGTCGCGCTCTCGGTGCTGGAAGGCATCTTCTTCCGGCAGTACGGCGTACGGAGCGTCTCCCTCAGCTACGCCCAGCAGACCCACCACGGCCAGGACGTCGAGGCGCTCCAGGCGATGCGGACCCTGGCCGGGGAGCATCTGGCCGGGCTCGACTGGCATGTGGTGCTCTACACGTACATGGGCGTCTTCCCGCGCACCACCGGCGGCGCCCTCGGACTGCTCCGCGACAGCGCGGTGCTGGCCATGCGGACCGGGACCGAGCGCATGATCGTGAAGACCCCGGCCGAGGCGCACCGCATCCCCACCATCCAGGACAACATCCACGCCCTGGAAGAGGCGGCGCGGGCCGCCGCCGGGGAGCCGGGGCGCGCGGGCGCGGTCGAGCCGGAGTTCGGGGTCGAGGCCGAGGCCAGAGCCCTGATCGACACCGTGCTCGGCCTCCACCCGGACGTCGGGCGGGCCCTCACCGAGGCGTTCCGGCGCGGGCTGCTGGACGTCCCGTACTGCCTGCACGCCGACAACGCCAACCGTTCCCGCAGCTACATCGACACCCGGGGCGCGCTCCAGTGGCACTCCACCGGGGCCATGCCGATCGCGGCCACCCCCGTGCCGGGCCGGGAGCGGCTGCGCGCCGACGACCTGCTCGGGATGCTCTCGCACACCCAGGACTCCTTCGACCGGGCCGCTCTGGCGCGGGGCGAGGGGCCCGACGGCCGGACCGCCCTGCCGGTCTGA
- a CDS encoding cobalamin B12-binding domain-containing protein — protein sequence MSSYSVQPLNLNGQAMEPGAAAPATQERPGRRVLVSSVSSDSHTWNLVFLQLLLEEMGHEVTNIGSCVPDELLIEECRRVRPDLVVISSVNGHGALDGSRAVRRLRAQPDLRDLPVVIGGKLGVRGADADSYGPELLAAGFDAVFEDGAGIAEFRRYVDTSARPELLTSGAR from the coding sequence TTGTCGTCGTACAGCGTCCAGCCCCTGAACCTCAACGGACAGGCGATGGAGCCGGGGGCAGCCGCCCCGGCCACCCAGGAGCGGCCCGGCCGCCGGGTGCTCGTCTCGAGCGTCTCCTCCGACTCCCACACCTGGAACCTGGTCTTCCTCCAGTTACTGCTGGAGGAGATGGGCCACGAGGTGACCAACATCGGCTCCTGCGTCCCCGACGAGCTGCTGATCGAGGAGTGCCGCCGGGTCCGGCCGGACCTCGTCGTCATCAGCAGCGTCAACGGGCACGGCGCGCTCGACGGCTCCCGGGCCGTGCGCCGGCTCCGCGCCCAGCCCGACCTGCGGGACCTGCCCGTCGTCATCGGCGGAAAGCTCGGGGTCCGGGGCGCCGACGCCGACTCCTACGGACCGGAGCTGCTGGCCGCCGGGTTCGACGCGGTCTTCGAGGACGGCGCCGGGATCGCTGAGTTCCGCCGGTACGTCGACACCTCCGCCCGCCCCGAACTCCTCACGTCGGGTGCCCGGTGA
- a CDS encoding cupin domain-containing protein — protein MSDISYIPNVFRSGFELDDIKWVTWDEPGRAGVEHHVLWAPDEASGEQSVSLLLRFPPGAHGDFHEHLGYELMLVLDGVLDHSDGISYVKGDLVVEGPGTEHQMSSRTGCTVLAIRTRPVEARAPQKPVRQVGVVAAP, from the coding sequence GTGTCAGACATCAGCTATATCCCCAACGTATTCCGCAGTGGCTTCGAACTCGACGACATCAAGTGGGTCACCTGGGACGAGCCCGGCCGGGCCGGGGTCGAGCACCACGTCCTGTGGGCGCCGGACGAGGCGAGCGGCGAGCAGTCGGTCAGCCTGCTGCTCCGCTTCCCGCCCGGCGCGCACGGCGACTTCCACGAGCACCTCGGCTATGAGCTGATGCTCGTGCTCGACGGCGTACTGGACCACAGCGACGGCATCTCGTACGTCAAGGGAGACCTGGTCGTCGAGGGGCCGGGCACCGAGCACCAGATGTCCAGCCGCACCGGCTGCACCGTGCTCGCCATCCGCACCCGGCCGGTGGAGGCCCGCGCCCCGCAGAAGCCGGTCCGCCAGGTCGGCGTGGTCGCCGCCCCCTGA
- a CDS encoding substrate-binding domain-containing protein has product MSTALNPPGEPEGRATVGASALLLEARVGSLIKESRYRYPRVQISPRQLSIGAAAAAVRDGELDLALVHGDFIGNEADPPGVVVERLPDLEVLPVGSFALAEAVDRRAALAAVKVLAVDPDCASHQLLVTALREIHGIAPQVIEAGSMGGARELARAGYGIAMLPAESVGPDSGGSGLTVLPGLPRVRLGVRAMWLGREMAVGAVSAVRDVAIRVGRDREPQIA; this is encoded by the coding sequence ATGTCCACCGCCCTCAATCCACCGGGTGAGCCCGAGGGCCGGGCGACCGTCGGAGCCTCCGCCCTGCTGCTCGAGGCCCGCGTGGGCTCCCTCATCAAAGAGAGCCGCTACCGCTACCCCCGGGTGCAGATCTCGCCCCGCCAGCTCTCGATCGGGGCCGCAGCGGCGGCCGTTCGGGACGGGGAGCTGGATCTCGCCCTGGTCCACGGCGACTTCATCGGCAACGAGGCCGATCCGCCGGGCGTCGTGGTGGAGCGGCTGCCGGACCTGGAGGTGCTCCCCGTAGGCTCCTTCGCCCTCGCCGAAGCCGTCGACCGGCGGGCGGCCCTGGCGGCCGTGAAGGTCCTCGCGGTCGACCCCGACTGCGCCTCGCACCAGCTCCTGGTCACCGCCCTGCGCGAGATACACGGCATCGCACCGCAGGTCATCGAGGCTGGATCGATGGGCGGGGCAAGGGAGTTGGCGCGCGCCGGCTACGGCATCGCGATGCTGCCGGCCGAGTCCGTCGGCCCGGATTCCGGGGGGTCCGGCCTGACGGTACTGCCCGGACTGCCCCGCGTCCGGCTCGGTGTCCGGGCGATGTGGCTCGGCCGGGAGATGGCCGTCGGGGCGGTCTCGGCCGTCCGCGACGTCGCGATCCGGGTCGGCCGCGACAGGGAGCCGCAGATCGCGTAG
- a CDS encoding CGNR zinc finger domain-containing protein, which translates to MSPSDPTPATTPEDVPPLNGEPLPLEFSNTVFPVRGTLRDGFRTPEHVSWWLRSCRHLFTTSLLEPDLAAVDETDAHCFVLLRDAARRLIDAHIRGHDPDPWDVAQVNRVSALGRPWPALRWEAGRRPAALHCSTAPPVVTVQAEIAQALVELLAGIAPTLPTACPAPGCVFFFDAARSRRQWCSQGCGNRARAARHYARHQGTTASGHSSI; encoded by the coding sequence ATGTCGCCCAGTGACCCGACCCCGGCCACCACGCCGGAAGACGTCCCTCCGCTCAACGGCGAGCCGCTCCCCCTGGAGTTCTCCAACACCGTCTTCCCGGTGCGCGGCACCCTGCGCGACGGGTTCCGCACACCGGAACACGTCTCCTGGTGGCTGCGCTCCTGCCGGCATCTCTTCACCACCTCCCTCCTCGAACCGGACCTCGCCGCGGTCGACGAGACGGACGCCCACTGTTTCGTGCTCCTGCGCGACGCCGCCCGCCGGCTGATCGACGCCCACATCCGGGGCCATGACCCCGACCCGTGGGACGTCGCCCAGGTCAACCGCGTCTCCGCGCTGGGCCGGCCCTGGCCCGCCCTGCGCTGGGAGGCCGGAAGGCGGCCCGCCGCCCTGCACTGCAGCACCGCACCGCCCGTCGTCACCGTGCAGGCCGAGATCGCCCAGGCCCTCGTCGAGCTGCTGGCGGGGATCGCCCCCACCCTGCCGACCGCGTGCCCGGCGCCCGGCTGCGTCTTCTTCTTCGACGCCGCCCGCTCCCGGCGGCAGTGGTGCTCGCAGGGGTGCGGCAACCGGGCGCGCGCGGCCCGGCACTACGCGCGGCATCAGGGCACCACTGCTTCCGGCCATTCCTCAATCTAA
- a CDS encoding vanadium-dependent haloperoxidase, which produces MLRSVHQRKTTFRVAVAGLAFAGVATLAPAAPAAATTVTHTIPATSRGSNDHVLYWNNALLDVFRHTGGTPGPLTRGGAIMDLAIYDVVNSIRTIGKPYLVKDTSAAGAYGALNTAIDHAAYSTLRTAFPNYPVADLDAKLAAALALPDIGNAAQREQGRRLGVKIAKAHLANRANDGSADTTPYVATNAPGHWTPAPGKPAGGPNWGKVKPFAISSGSKFRPGNIGGFATPQALLQSPEYAAQVNEIKSIGAKNSTTRTADQTQLAHYWANDVDGTYKPVGQQFDHTAVIFKKYRPNGSSFESAKLFGLTSAALADAAIAIWDSKFESDWDVWRPTDAIRRAGEVPNPDLVADPNWEPQEQDVNGVSFSPNFPTYVSGHSGVGAAWAGIVKHYFGTDNLSFTAGTDDPHAQGVTRSFTSLSQAAKEKADSRKYIGVHFEWDNAAALTLGYKVSNEVAGTILN; this is translated from the coding sequence ATGCTTCGCTCCGTCCACCAGCGCAAGACAACGTTCCGGGTCGCCGTGGCCGGCCTCGCCTTCGCGGGCGTCGCCACCCTGGCCCCCGCCGCACCCGCCGCCGCGACCACGGTCACCCACACCATCCCCGCGACCTCGCGGGGCTCCAACGACCACGTCCTGTACTGGAACAACGCGCTGCTCGACGTCTTCCGGCACACCGGCGGCACCCCGGGCCCGCTGACCCGCGGCGGCGCCATCATGGACCTGGCGATCTACGACGTCGTCAACTCGATCCGTACGATCGGCAAGCCCTATCTGGTCAAGGACACGTCGGCGGCCGGCGCCTACGGGGCGCTCAACACCGCGATCGACCACGCCGCCTACTCCACCCTGCGCACCGCGTTCCCGAACTACCCGGTGGCCGACCTGGACGCCAAGCTCGCCGCCGCCCTCGCCCTGCCGGACATCGGCAACGCCGCCCAGCGCGAGCAGGGCAGGCGCCTCGGGGTCAAGATAGCCAAGGCCCACCTGGCGAACCGGGCGAACGACGGCTCCGCCGACACCACCCCGTACGTCGCCACCAACGCCCCCGGCCACTGGACCCCCGCCCCGGGCAAGCCGGCCGGCGGTCCCAACTGGGGCAAGGTCAAGCCCTTCGCGATCAGCTCGGGCAGCAAGTTCCGCCCGGGCAACATCGGTGGGTTCGCCACCCCGCAGGCGCTGCTGCAGAGCCCCGAGTACGCGGCCCAGGTCAACGAGATCAAGTCCATCGGCGCCAAGAACTCCACCACCAGGACGGCCGACCAGACGCAGCTGGCCCACTACTGGGCCAACGACGTCGACGGCACGTACAAGCCGGTGGGCCAGCAGTTCGACCACACCGCGGTCATCTTCAAGAAGTACCGTCCCAACGGCAGCTCCTTCGAGAGCGCCAAGCTGTTCGGCCTGACCTCGGCCGCGCTGGCCGACGCCGCGATCGCCATCTGGGACTCCAAGTTCGAAAGCGACTGGGACGTGTGGCGCCCGACCGACGCCATCCGCCGCGCGGGGGAGGTCCCGAACCCGGACCTGGTGGCCGACCCGAACTGGGAGCCCCAGGAGCAGGACGTCAACGGGGTCAGCTTCTCGCCCAACTTCCCGACCTACGTCTCCGGCCATTCCGGTGTCGGCGCCGCCTGGGCCGGCATCGTGAAGCACTACTTCGGTACGGACAACCTGTCGTTCACCGCCGGCACCGACGACCCGCACGCCCAGGGCGTCACCCGCTCCTTCACCAGCCTGAGCCAGGCCGCGAAGGAGAAGGCCGACAGCCGCAAGTACATCGGCGTCCACTTCGAGTGGGACAACGCGGCGGCCCTGACCCTCGGCTACAAGGTCTCCAACGAGGTCGCGGGCACGATCCTCAACTGA
- a CDS encoding CGNR zinc finger domain-containing protein yields MAESVAEEREEQGDQGERDESWVGVLLTGEPLPLDLVNTTYIKGGVRGRLVDALAAGPQDLDSWLAAQRHRFAPDVAAALAGAPPAGPEHHQDFLELRRALRSLAGARTSGGSPDPGEVAVVNTYARTAADWPELAPGPEFRAVVRRAVEDPARQALGAVAAAAVELFAGDGAERLKACPAPGCILYFVRTHARRSWCTAGCGNRVRVARHSRRARVD; encoded by the coding sequence ATGGCTGAAAGCGTCGCGGAGGAGCGGGAAGAGCAGGGAGATCAGGGAGAGCGGGACGAGTCGTGGGTGGGTGTGCTGCTCACCGGCGAGCCGCTCCCCCTCGACCTGGTCAACACCACGTACATCAAGGGCGGTGTACGGGGACGGCTCGTCGACGCGCTCGCCGCCGGGCCGCAGGACCTGGACAGCTGGCTGGCCGCCCAGCGCCACCGCTTCGCCCCCGATGTCGCCGCCGCGCTGGCCGGCGCACCGCCCGCGGGCCCGGAGCACCACCAGGACTTCCTGGAGCTGCGCCGGGCCCTGCGGTCGCTGGCCGGGGCGCGGACCTCGGGCGGGAGCCCGGACCCCGGGGAGGTGGCGGTGGTGAACACCTACGCGCGCACCGCCGCCGACTGGCCGGAGCTGGCCCCCGGTCCGGAGTTCCGGGCCGTGGTCCGCCGGGCGGTGGAGGACCCCGCGCGCCAGGCGCTCGGGGCGGTCGCCGCCGCCGCTGTGGAGCTGTTCGCGGGCGACGGCGCGGAGCGGCTGAAGGCCTGCCCCGCGCCGGGGTGCATCCTCTACTTCGTCAGGACCCATGCCCGCCGTTCGTGGTGCACGGCCGGCTGCGGCAACCGGGTGCGGGTGGCGCGCCACAGCAGGCGCGCACGGGTTGACTGA
- a CDS encoding HPP family protein: MSDAPSTTLPAPTRTPSLLTSKAPPRPKPSFVSVATAGGTVALVLLVAIGYALDQTVLIPPLAASAALVFAAPTLPLAQPRNVIGGQLVSALTGFVVLAVAGSSVWASAVAGGLAIGAMALARTAHSPAAATAVIVVVAQPSTLLFLALLLLATVVIVGVGVLAGRTGRTARYPTYWW; this comes from the coding sequence GTGTCCGACGCACCTTCCACCACGCTCCCCGCTCCGACCCGCACCCCCTCCCTGCTGACCAGCAAGGCGCCGCCCCGCCCGAAGCCGTCCTTCGTCTCGGTCGCCACCGCAGGCGGCACGGTCGCCCTGGTGCTGCTGGTGGCCATCGGCTACGCCCTCGACCAGACGGTGCTCATCCCGCCGCTGGCGGCAAGTGCGGCGCTCGTCTTCGCCGCGCCGACGCTGCCGCTGGCCCAGCCGCGCAACGTCATCGGCGGCCAGCTCGTCTCGGCCCTCACGGGCTTCGTGGTCCTCGCCGTGGCGGGCAGCTCGGTCTGGGCCTCGGCGGTCGCGGGCGGTCTGGCGATCGGCGCCATGGCCCTGGCCCGTACGGCCCACTCCCCCGCGGCGGCCACCGCCGTCATCGTCGTGGTGGCCCAGCCCTCGACGCTCCTCTTCCTCGCCCTGCTGCTGCTCGCCACGGTCGTGATCGTGGGTGTCGGCGTCCTGGCCGGGCGCACCGGCAGGACCGCCCGCTACCCCACGTACTGGTGGTAG
- a CDS encoding pyridoxamine 5'-phosphate oxidase family protein has translation MTSRYAQLLFTPPVQLHQEHHGSRRNYAAMAEGPAVADRLTAAEATFAAASTGFYLATTGSTGWPYVQHRGGPPGFLRALDERTLAFADFRGNKQYITTGNLDTDNRVSLLLMDHPARRRLKILGRARTADVSAWPAAAGPLVPDGYRAVPERIMLIDVEAYDWNCPQHIQPRFTPAELEEALGPVRERMASLEQENARLKERLAGAEEVDRAR, from the coding sequence ATGACCAGCAGATACGCGCAGTTGCTCTTCACCCCGCCGGTCCAGCTCCACCAGGAGCACCACGGCAGCCGTCGGAACTACGCGGCCATGGCCGAGGGCCCGGCCGTGGCGGACCGGCTGACGGCCGCCGAGGCCACGTTCGCCGCCGCCAGCACCGGCTTCTACCTGGCCACCACCGGCTCCACCGGCTGGCCCTATGTGCAACACCGGGGCGGGCCGCCCGGGTTCCTGCGGGCCCTGGACGAACGGACCCTGGCCTTCGCTGACTTCCGGGGGAACAAGCAGTACATCACCACCGGGAACCTCGACACCGACAACCGGGTCTCCCTGCTGCTGATGGACCACCCGGCCCGCCGCCGGCTGAAGATCCTCGGCCGCGCCCGGACCGCCGACGTCTCGGCCTGGCCGGCCGCGGCGGGCCCGCTGGTCCCCGACGGCTACCGGGCGGTGCCGGAGCGGATCATGCTGATCGACGTCGAGGCGTACGACTGGAACTGCCCGCAGCACATCCAGCCGCGCTTCACCCCGGCGGAGCTGGAGGAGGCGCTCGGCCCGGTCCGCGAGCGGATGGCCTCCCTGGAGCAGGAGAACGCCCGGCTCAAGGAGCGCCTGGCCGGGGCCGAGGAGGTGGACCGTGCGCGCTGA